Proteins co-encoded in one Cytobacillus sp. NJ13 genomic window:
- a CDS encoding biotin-dependent carboxyltransferase family protein — translation MIKVVKPGLLSSIQDLGRTGYQKFGVIASGAMDPFSHRMANLLAGNEENDPVLEITMMGPILTFEDDILISICGGDLSPSINGKPVRTWRSVFVKKGSELKFGGCHKGCRAYLAAAGGFAVPEVMNSKSTYLRAGIGGYKGRALKSGDLLETGKPSLQSLKMTEYLTKQSLDRTFAENDWGIASDLIPDTAANPEIRITRGRQFDLFSNESKVQLLNHAFEVTAQSDRMGYRLKGPALALSEHAEQISEAVNFGSIQVPPDGNPIVLLADRQTTGGYPKIGQVAAVDLPLLAQAKPGDTLSFAEISNKQAQQLLINREMKLKELKQGIFLKTRGGN, via the coding sequence ATGATTAAAGTTGTAAAGCCCGGACTCCTTTCAAGCATTCAGGACTTGGGAAGAACCGGCTATCAAAAGTTTGGCGTGATTGCCAGCGGGGCAATGGACCCTTTTTCGCATCGGATGGCCAATCTGCTCGCTGGAAACGAAGAAAATGATCCTGTATTAGAAATAACGATGATGGGTCCAATACTTACATTTGAAGATGATATATTAATTTCGATTTGCGGCGGGGACCTTTCCCCTTCCATCAATGGCAAGCCTGTTCGGACATGGAGATCTGTTTTTGTAAAAAAAGGCAGTGAACTTAAATTCGGCGGCTGTCATAAAGGGTGCCGAGCTTATCTGGCTGCTGCGGGCGGATTTGCCGTACCTGAAGTAATGAACAGCAAATCTACATATCTGCGTGCAGGTATCGGCGGTTATAAGGGCAGAGCATTAAAATCAGGGGATCTGCTGGAAACCGGCAAACCTTCACTCCAGTCATTGAAAATGACGGAGTATTTGACAAAACAGAGCCTTGATAGGACTTTTGCTGAAAACGACTGGGGTATTGCATCAGATCTCATACCGGACACAGCGGCAAATCCTGAAATCAGAATAACCAGGGGCCGCCAATTTGATTTATTTTCTAATGAAAGCAAGGTTCAGCTTTTAAATCATGCCTTTGAAGTGACCGCACAATCGGACAGGATGGGGTATAGACTGAAAGGCCCTGCCCTTGCGCTATCAGAACATGCTGAACAAATATCTGAGGCCGTAAATTTTGGTTCCATTCAAGTTCCTCCGGATGGAAATCCGATTGTATTGCTGGCTGACAGGCAAACAACTGGGGGTTACCCAAAAATTGGACAGGTTGCTGCGGTCGATCTTCCGCTTCTGGCGCAGGCCAAACCCGGAGACACCCTAAGTTTTGCAGAAATATCAAATAAACAGGCACAGCAGTTATTAATTAATAGAGAAATGAAATTAAAGGAATTAAAGCAAGGGATTTTTTTAAAAACCAGAGGAGGAAATTAA
- the queE gene encoding 7-carboxy-7-deazaguanine synthase QueE: MSKIPVLEIFGPTIQGEGMVIGQKTMFIRTAGCDYSCSWCDSSFTWDGSAKDSIRQMETDEIWKELKELGGDGFSFVTISGGNPALLKNLNELISLLKAEKIKVCLETQGSRWQDWFYEIDELTLSPKPPSSGMNTDYDVLDYIVNNLQIKRKADQQFSLKIVVFDDKDYEYAKNVHKRYPGVPFYLQVGNDDTVTADDRNLLQRLLNKYDWLIEKTIHDSDLTDVKVLPQLHTYVWGNKRGV, from the coding sequence TTGAGTAAAATCCCTGTTCTTGAAATTTTTGGACCGACCATTCAGGGGGAAGGAATGGTGATCGGCCAGAAAACGATGTTCATCCGTACAGCAGGATGTGATTATTCATGCAGCTGGTGTGATTCCTCCTTTACCTGGGATGGAAGTGCAAAAGACAGTATCCGTCAAATGGAAACGGATGAAATCTGGAAGGAGCTCAAAGAGCTGGGCGGGGATGGATTTTCATTTGTGACCATTTCGGGAGGCAACCCAGCTTTATTAAAAAATTTGAATGAACTCATTTCTTTGCTGAAAGCAGAAAAAATTAAGGTCTGCCTGGAAACACAGGGCAGCCGATGGCAGGATTGGTTTTATGAAATTGATGAACTGACCCTTTCCCCAAAACCTCCTAGCTCAGGCATGAATACAGACTATGATGTGCTCGATTATATCGTGAATAATCTTCAGATCAAAAGAAAGGCTGACCAGCAGTTCTCACTGAAGATTGTTGTTTTTGATGATAAGGATTATGAATATGCTAAAAACGTTCATAAGCGCTATCCCGGTGTTCCGTTTTATCTGCAGGTGGGAAATGATGACACTGTTACAGCAGACGACCGCAATTTATTGCAGAGACTGCTTAATAAATATGATTGGCTCATTGAAAAAACGATACATGACAGTGATCTAACAGATGTTAAAGTACTTCCGCAGCTGCATACATATGTATGGGGCAATAAGCGGGGAGTGTAG
- the pxpB gene encoding 5-oxoprolinase subunit PxpB, whose translation MRYTLHPLGDDAVLIELGKEISQGTHQKVQSLTAFLEKHPPEWMVEYIPAYTTVTIFYNPFEAYQLSNGQLPFDFVCSLIKPLIEELTETDASKPQIVEIPVCYGGEFGPDLDFVAEHNGITPEEVIEIHSSGSYLVYMIGFAPGFPFIGGMSEQIAAPRRDSPRLKIPERTVGIAGMQTGIYPIETPGGWQLIGRTPVKLFRPMEESPTLLKAGDKIKFKPISLEEYNHWEETEQ comes from the coding sequence ATGAGATACACTTTACACCCATTGGGGGATGATGCCGTTCTTATTGAGCTTGGGAAAGAAATCAGCCAGGGAACACATCAGAAAGTTCAGTCACTGACTGCCTTTCTCGAAAAACATCCACCTGAATGGATGGTTGAATACATACCTGCTTATACAACTGTAACCATTTTTTACAATCCATTTGAAGCCTATCAGCTTTCAAATGGCCAGCTCCCGTTTGATTTCGTGTGTTCACTAATAAAACCGCTTATTGAAGAGCTGACGGAAACTGATGCATCGAAACCTCAAATTGTTGAAATCCCGGTATGCTATGGTGGAGAATTTGGGCCGGATCTTGATTTTGTTGCGGAGCATAATGGGATTACCCCTGAAGAAGTAATTGAAATTCACTCTTCAGGCAGTTACCTGGTCTATATGATTGGATTTGCACCAGGATTTCCTTTTATTGGCGGGATGTCAGAACAAATTGCCGCACCAAGAAGGGATTCGCCGCGTTTAAAGATTCCCGAGCGCACAGTAGGAATTGCCGGGATGCAGACAGGGATTTACCCCATTGAAACTCCAGGCGGCTGGCAGCTGATTGGACGTACTCCTGTTAAATTGTTTCGGCCGATGGAAGAATCCCCTACCCTCTTGAAAGCAGGCGACAAAATCAAATTCAAGCCAATCAGTCTGGAAGAATACAACCATTGGGAGGAGACGGAACAATGA
- a CDS encoding ABC transporter ATP-binding protein, whose translation MTDNTIIRFNSVTKRYDNDPPVLKDVSFEIERGKFYTLLGPSGCGKTTILRLIAGFTEPSEGDIFFNGGIINNVPANKRQVNTVFQDYALFPHLNVYENIAFGLKIKKMKKADIERKVKEALKFVNLEGYENREIKEMSGGQRQRVAIARAIVNEPEVILLDEPLSALDLKLRTEMQYELRELQRNLGITFIFVTHDQEEALAMSDEIFVLNSGSIEQSGTPTDIYDEPINRFVADFIGESNIVAGTMIKDYQVQFAGKLFECVDGGFESNEDVEIVIRPEDLAITAPEDGKLKVQVDSQLFRGVHYEISCYDSDGNEWLVHSTKKATVGAQIGLHFDPEAIHVMRHGETEEEFDKRLEAYEEGSHEN comes from the coding sequence ATGACAGATAACACCATTATTCGATTTAATTCCGTAACAAAAAGATATGATAATGATCCGCCAGTTTTAAAGGATGTCAGCTTTGAAATTGAACGCGGGAAGTTCTATACCCTTTTAGGGCCATCGGGCTGCGGGAAAACAACCATATTGCGATTGATTGCCGGCTTTACTGAGCCTTCCGAAGGGGACATTTTTTTTAATGGGGGAATCATAAATAATGTTCCAGCCAACAAAAGGCAAGTAAACACTGTTTTTCAGGATTACGCTCTATTTCCGCATCTGAATGTGTATGAAAATATTGCATTCGGCTTAAAAATCAAAAAAATGAAGAAAGCGGATATCGAGAGGAAAGTAAAGGAAGCGCTAAAATTTGTGAACCTTGAAGGCTACGAAAATCGTGAAATTAAAGAAATGTCAGGGGGACAGCGCCAGCGTGTTGCCATCGCCCGTGCCATTGTAAATGAACCAGAAGTCATTCTCCTGGATGAACCTTTATCCGCACTTGACCTAAAGCTCCGGACCGAAATGCAATACGAGCTGAGGGAACTGCAGAGAAATCTTGGCATTACTTTTATTTTTGTCACACATGACCAGGAAGAAGCATTGGCCATGTCAGATGAAATTTTCGTACTTAACAGCGGAAGCATCGAGCAAAGCGGAACTCCTACTGATATTTATGACGAGCCGATCAATCGCTTTGTAGCAGATTTCATTGGGGAATCCAATATTGTTGCTGGAACGATGATTAAAGATTATCAGGTACAGTTTGCCGGAAAGTTATTTGAGTGTGTTGATGGCGGCTTTGAGTCAAATGAAGATGTGGAGATCGTCATCCGTCCTGAAGACCTGGCTATTACCGCACCGGAAGATGGGAAACTGAAGGTACAAGTTGACTCCCAGCTCTTTAGGGGAGTCCATTATGAAATCAGCTGCTATGACAGCGATGGCAATGAGTGGCTGGTCCATTCAACCAAAAAGGCGACAGTCGGGGCTCAAATTGGCCTTCATTTCGACCCCGAAGCTATACACGTCATGAGGCATGGGGAAACAGAAGAGGAATTTGATAAGCGTCTTGAAGCATATGAAGAGGGAAGCCATGAGAACTAA
- a CDS encoding divalent metal cation transporter yields MKKQSNASILLGAAFLMATSAIGPGFLTQTTVFTETLLASFGFVILISIIIDIGAQMNIWRIIAVSEKRAQDIANEVLPGLGHFLAALIIMGGLAFNIGNIAGAGLGTNVIFGISPEMGALLSGILAIGIFLVKEAGRLMDRFTQILGFVMIGLTLYVMFTAQPPVGEAVVKTFVPDKIDILAIITLVGGTVGGYITFAGGHRLIDAGVKGKESLPEVTKSSISAIGIASIMRIFLFLAALGVISQGLTLDPSNPPASVFQLAAGNIGYKMFGVVMWAAAITSVVGAAYTSVSFIRTLSPAVEKYHKWVIVGFIAISTFVFVLIGKPVKILVLVGSLNGLILPIALGVMLIAAYRTKIVGDYKHPLWMTIFGVIIVIAMSYMGGYSLINGIPELFK; encoded by the coding sequence ATGAAAAAGCAATCAAATGCCAGTATACTGCTTGGTGCCGCATTCCTTATGGCCACTTCTGCCATTGGACCAGGCTTCCTGACACAAACGACAGTATTTACAGAAACCCTGCTTGCGAGTTTTGGATTTGTTATTTTAATTTCTATTATTATTGATATTGGTGCACAGATGAATATCTGGAGAATTATCGCCGTTTCAGAAAAGCGTGCACAGGATATTGCCAATGAAGTTCTTCCGGGTCTGGGTCATTTCCTTGCTGCCCTGATTATCATGGGCGGTCTTGCTTTTAATATCGGGAATATTGCTGGTGCCGGGTTAGGTACAAATGTTATTTTCGGCATATCCCCTGAAATGGGCGCCCTTTTAAGCGGAATTTTGGCAATCGGCATCTTTCTTGTAAAAGAAGCGGGCAGATTAATGGACCGCTTCACACAGATTTTAGGTTTTGTCATGATTGGATTAACTCTTTACGTAATGTTTACGGCCCAGCCTCCTGTTGGTGAAGCTGTTGTCAAAACGTTCGTGCCGGATAAAATTGATATCCTTGCCATTATTACGCTTGTCGGCGGAACAGTTGGAGGTTACATCACTTTTGCTGGAGGCCATCGCTTAATTGATGCAGGTGTCAAAGGAAAAGAATCACTGCCGGAAGTCACAAAGAGCTCTATCAGTGCAATCGGAATTGCCTCTATTATGCGTATCTTTCTTTTCCTTGCCGCGTTGGGTGTGATTTCACAAGGGTTGACACTCGATCCATCCAACCCTCCTGCTTCTGTCTTCCAGCTGGCGGCGGGCAATATTGGATATAAGATGTTTGGAGTAGTTATGTGGGCAGCTGCCATTACTTCTGTTGTCGGTGCAGCCTATACATCGGTCTCATTCATTCGGACATTGAGCCCTGCTGTCGAGAAGTATCATAAATGGGTAATTGTCGGTTTTATCGCCATTTCTACATTTGTTTTTGTTTTGATTGGCAAACCGGTGAAAATCCTGGTTTTAGTTGGTTCATTAAACGGGCTTATCCTGCCAATTGCATTAGGAGTAATGCTGATTGCTGCCTATAGAACCAAAATTGTCGGCGATTATAAACATCCGCTTTGGATGACGATTTTCGGAGTCATTATCGTGATTGCCATGTCTTACATGGGGGGGTACTCATTAATCAATGGAATCCCTGAGCTATTTAAATAA
- a CDS encoding ABC transporter substrate-binding protein: protein MKKLVQALAAVLIVSFALLYIVSGLNSSQGYTSGNTLTIFNWGDYIDADLVEKFEQETGIKVIYETFDSNEAMMTKIEQGGTAYDIAVPSEYAIEKMKEEDLLLPVDHSKIPNLKYIDQRFMDLPFDPGNEYSIPYFWGTVGILYNTDILGDKKITSWNDLWDPEFKNQILLIDGAREVMGMGLNSLHYSLNDKNRDHLIEAKEKLDSLTPNIKAIVGDEIRMLMENDEAGIGVVWSGTAQELMWEKDNLEYVLPEEGSNLWFDNMVIPKTAKNPEAAHQFMNFILDPENAAQNTEYVGYSTPNKEALKYMDEETISDERFYPDEEMTARLEVYENLGKRMLAYYNELFLEFKMHKK from the coding sequence ATGAAGAAGCTTGTCCAGGCGCTCGCTGCCGTTTTAATTGTTTCATTTGCCTTATTGTACATCGTTTCAGGGCTGAATTCCTCCCAGGGCTACACAAGCGGCAATACTTTGACCATTTTTAACTGGGGCGACTATATAGATGCAGACTTGGTGGAAAAGTTCGAACAGGAAACAGGCATAAAAGTCATCTATGAGACATTCGATTCTAATGAAGCAATGATGACGAAAATTGAACAGGGCGGCACAGCCTATGATATTGCAGTTCCATCTGAATATGCGATAGAAAAAATGAAAGAAGAAGACCTGCTTTTGCCGGTCGACCATTCGAAAATTCCGAATCTGAAATATATTGATCAGCGTTTCATGGACCTGCCTTTTGATCCCGGGAATGAATATTCGATTCCCTATTTCTGGGGCACAGTTGGAATCCTTTATAACACCGATATTTTAGGAGATAAAAAAATCACAAGCTGGAATGACTTATGGGACCCTGAATTTAAGAACCAGATCCTGCTGATTGATGGGGCAAGGGAAGTAATGGGCATGGGTCTCAACAGTCTCCATTATTCGCTGAATGACAAAAATAGAGACCATTTGATCGAAGCCAAAGAAAAACTTGATAGTCTTACTCCTAACATTAAAGCCATTGTCGGTGATGAAATCAGAATGCTGATGGAAAATGATGAAGCCGGCATAGGGGTGGTCTGGTCCGGCACGGCACAGGAGCTCATGTGGGAGAAGGATAATTTGGAATATGTACTTCCCGAAGAAGGCTCCAATCTTTGGTTTGATAATATGGTTATCCCTAAGACTGCCAAAAACCCAGAAGCGGCCCACCAGTTCATGAATTTCATTCTTGACCCGGAAAATGCGGCACAAAATACAGAATACGTTGGATATTCAACGCCGAATAAAGAAGCGCTGAAATATATGGATGAAGAAACAATCTCAGATGAACGATTCTATCCGGATGAAGAAATGACAGCTCGGCTGGAGGTTTATGAGAACCTGGGAAAAAGGATGCTTGCTTATTATAACGAGCTTTTCCTTGAGTTTAAAATGCATAAAAAATAA
- the queD gene encoding 6-carboxytetrahydropterin synthase QueD, with protein MYGFRIVDKLQKINEDIKPDQLKYHHKRVMVSKEFTFDSAHHLHCYEGKCKNLHGHTYKVIFGISGFVDNRGLIIDFGDIKEIWKNEIEIFLDHKYLNETLPPMNTTAENMVVWIYEKMTESLQNRNDQYIGARVEFVRLFETPTSYAEARREWMEVE; from the coding sequence ATGTACGGTTTCAGGATTGTTGATAAACTGCAGAAGATTAATGAGGATATTAAACCCGATCAGCTGAAATACCATCATAAGCGTGTAATGGTCAGCAAGGAATTCACTTTTGATTCAGCCCATCATCTGCATTGCTATGAAGGCAAATGCAAAAACCTGCATGGGCACACCTACAAGGTGATTTTTGGCATAAGCGGATTTGTGGATAACAGAGGGTTAATAATTGATTTCGGCGACATTAAAGAAATCTGGAAAAACGAAATTGAAATATTCCTCGACCACAAGTATCTGAATGAAACGCTGCCGCCAATGAATACGACGGCAGAGAATATGGTTGTCTGGATTTATGAAAAAATGACAGAAAGCCTCCAAAACAGAAATGACCAATATATCGGTGCAAGAGTCGAATTTGTGCGCCTTTTTGAAACCCCTACAAGCTATGCAGAAGCAAGAAGGGAGTGGATGGAGGTTGAGTAA
- a CDS encoding CBS domain-containing protein codes for MEADIEMNLSARFEAAFNRIHKALKQSAKNARTDRFYKLIEIQKNHSLIRLYEDDLHQFAKLRNAIVHEKIDLDYYIAEPHLETVEKIEKIAGHFEKPKTALSIAATPVFYFYEDGKLTDVLAIINKFSHSQFPIYSRKEEYSWLLTSADIVKWMAEHFTEETIQLKKVRIKELFNKKSKHQISFAGKDASIFELEDMFEDCRNKNEKLEGIIVTENGMPTEKPKGIITAWDLLEADSEN; via the coding sequence TTGGAAGCAGATATAGAAATGAACTTATCAGCAAGATTTGAGGCTGCCTTTAACCGTATTCACAAGGCCTTAAAACAATCTGCTAAAAACGCCAGAACAGATAGATTTTATAAACTTATAGAAATTCAGAAAAATCATTCCCTGATTCGATTATATGAAGATGATTTGCATCAGTTTGCCAAGCTGCGGAATGCCATTGTTCATGAAAAAATAGACCTTGATTATTATATTGCTGAGCCTCATCTCGAGACGGTAGAGAAGATTGAAAAAATTGCCGGCCATTTTGAAAAGCCAAAAACCGCACTCTCCATAGCTGCAACTCCAGTTTTTTATTTTTATGAAGATGGCAAGCTAACGGATGTACTGGCCATAATCAACAAATTCTCACACTCCCAATTCCCGATTTACTCGAGAAAAGAGGAATATTCCTGGCTATTAACTTCGGCAGATATCGTGAAATGGATGGCAGAGCACTTTACAGAAGAAACAATCCAGTTGAAAAAGGTGAGAATTAAAGAGCTTTTCAACAAGAAATCAAAGCATCAAATCTCGTTTGCCGGCAAAGATGCGTCTATCTTTGAATTAGAGGATATGTTTGAGGACTGCCGAAATAAAAATGAAAAGCTTGAAGGGATCATTGTTACCGAGAATGGAATGCCGACTGAAAAACCAAAAGGCATCATAACAGCCTGGGACCTCCTGGAAGCCGATTCCGAAAATTAA
- a CDS encoding 5-oxoprolinase subunit PxpA — MHIVDINCDMGESFGSYKMGRDEEILEHITSANIACGFHAGDPATMRKTVKMALEKNVGLGVHPGLQDLHGFGRRDMSITPQEAYDLVVYQIGALYAFVKSEGGKLQHVKPHGALFNMASKSAPLSEAIAEAVYKVDPELILFGLSGSELVKAGRKIGLRSANEVFSDRSYQEDGSLTSRRESNALITDHSDAVNQVIRMVKEGKVNSVQGTDVSIEANTICIHGDGESALEFAQYIPKALNEAGIQIAKISDFLK; from the coding sequence ATGCACATTGTAGACATCAATTGTGATATGGGAGAAAGCTTTGGCTCTTACAAGATGGGGCGCGATGAGGAAATTCTTGAACATATTACTTCTGCCAATATTGCATGCGGCTTTCATGCCGGCGACCCTGCGACCATGCGAAAAACAGTTAAGATGGCACTTGAGAAGAATGTTGGCCTGGGTGTCCATCCGGGACTCCAGGATCTGCATGGATTCGGACGAAGGGATATGAGCATAACCCCTCAGGAAGCTTATGACTTAGTGGTGTATCAAATTGGCGCTTTGTATGCTTTTGTGAAATCAGAAGGCGGAAAGCTTCAGCATGTAAAACCGCACGGTGCATTATTCAACATGGCCTCCAAAAGCGCGCCTTTATCAGAAGCAATCGCAGAAGCTGTTTATAAAGTGGATCCTGAACTGATTCTGTTCGGGCTCTCAGGAAGCGAATTAGTAAAAGCCGGCAGGAAAATTGGACTCCGCTCTGCAAATGAAGTGTTCTCAGACCGTAGCTACCAGGAGGATGGATCACTTACTTCAAGAAGGGAAAGCAATGCCCTTATTACAGATCACAGCGACGCTGTAAATCAGGTAATCCGCATGGTCAAGGAAGGGAAAGTTAATTCTGTCCAGGGCACTGACGTTTCCATAGAGGCCAATACGATATGCATCCATGGTGATGGGGAAAGCGCACTTGAATTTGCCCAATATATTCCTAAGGCACTGAACGAAGCAGGTATCCAGATAGCAAAAATCAGCGATTTTTTGAAATAA
- a CDS encoding ABC transporter permease, whose amino-acid sequence MKMNRKWPAIYLALIFIILYAPIFYLIFYSFNIGGTMYQFEGFTLDWYRELFADTRLLIIVLNTVIIALLSAAISTIIGVAGALAIAYARKRRVKNTLLSLNNVLIVSPDVIIGASFLILFTMIGLKLGFVSVLLAHIAFSVPIVVLMVLPKIEEMSTSMIYAAMDLGASRFNVLTKVILPYITPGIIAGFFMALTYSLDDFAVTFFVTGNGFTTLSVEIYSLARRGVSLNINALSALLFLFTIILVTGYYFITKRNEKPNGMGVRQ is encoded by the coding sequence ATGAAAATGAACAGGAAATGGCCTGCGATTTATTTGGCTCTTATCTTTATCATCCTGTACGCCCCGATCTTTTACTTGATATTTTATTCATTCAACATCGGAGGGACCATGTATCAATTCGAAGGTTTCACCTTGGATTGGTATCGGGAGCTGTTTGCTGATACCCGATTACTCATCATAGTCCTTAACACCGTTATTATTGCCCTTTTATCTGCAGCGATTTCGACCATTATTGGAGTGGCTGGAGCACTTGCCATTGCTTATGCTAGAAAACGCAGAGTGAAAAACACACTCCTATCACTGAATAATGTGCTGATTGTCAGTCCGGATGTCATAATAGGCGCCTCGTTTTTGATTCTGTTTACAATGATCGGGCTTAAGCTTGGATTTGTATCTGTTTTGCTTGCGCACATAGCCTTTAGTGTTCCAATTGTCGTGCTGATGGTTTTGCCTAAAATAGAAGAAATGAGCACGTCCATGATTTATGCAGCCATGGATCTTGGGGCAAGCAGGTTTAATGTGCTGACTAAAGTCATTCTCCCTTATATTACTCCTGGAATTATCGCTGGCTTTTTTATGGCCCTGACGTATTCCCTGGATGATTTTGCGGTAACTTTCTTTGTTACAGGCAACGGCTTTACCACTTTGTCTGTTGAGATTTATTCACTGGCAAGAAGGGGAGTTTCTTTAAATATCAATGCTTTATCTGCTTTGCTTTTCCTATTTACAATCATTCTGGTTACAGGCTATTACTTTATTACAAAACGAAATGAGAAGCCGAATGGAATGGGGGTAAGGCAATGA
- a CDS encoding ABC transporter permease: MRTNSRNFYLIPYVLWIALFVVAPLLLVLYYSFFDIEGHFTLENYRKFFTPVYLKMTLSSFWYAFLITLFSLLIAYPTAYLLTKTKHKQLWLLLIILPSWINLLLKAYAFLGIFGTYGAANSFLDAMGIGGRQILFTDFSFIFVSVYIFLPFMILPIFNSLDELNPTLLDASNDLGGSSWVTFKRVIFPLTLDGVKAGCQIVFIPALSLFMLTRLIAGNRVITLGTAIEQHFLVTQDWGMGSTIAVFLIIAMVFIMVLTGRRKRGIL; the protein is encoded by the coding sequence ATGAGAACTAATTCCCGCAACTTTTATTTAATTCCTTATGTCCTTTGGATTGCCCTCTTTGTTGTAGCGCCATTGCTTCTGGTTCTGTATTATTCGTTTTTTGATATTGAAGGGCACTTCACTTTGGAGAATTATAGAAAGTTCTTTACACCCGTTTATTTAAAAATGACCCTTAGCTCCTTTTGGTATGCCTTTTTAATTACGTTATTTTCATTGCTGATCGCTTATCCGACGGCCTATTTGCTTACTAAGACGAAACATAAGCAGCTGTGGCTCTTATTAATTATCCTGCCATCGTGGATTAATTTGCTTTTGAAAGCCTATGCTTTCCTGGGCATCTTTGGAACATATGGTGCAGCGAATAGCTTTTTGGATGCGATGGGAATAGGGGGCAGGCAAATTCTGTTCACTGATTTCAGCTTTATCTTTGTGTCGGTATACATCTTTCTTCCTTTCATGATTTTGCCGATATTTAATTCTTTGGATGAACTGAATCCAACCCTTCTTGATGCCAGCAATGATTTAGGCGGGTCTTCCTGGGTAACATTTAAACGCGTTATTTTTCCTTTGACACTTGATGGCGTGAAAGCGGGATGCCAGATAGTCTTTATCCCTGCACTGTCATTATTCATGCTGACAAGGCTGATTGCAGGAAACCGTGTCATCACTCTTGGAACAGCCATTGAACAGCATTTCCTTGTGACACAGGACTGGGGAATGGGCTCGACCATTGCTGTCTTCCTGATTATTGCAATGGTATTCATTATGGTGCTGACAGGCAGAAGAAAGCGGGGGATTCTATAA
- the queC gene encoding 7-cyano-7-deazaguanine synthase QueC: protein MKNDKALVVFSGGQDSTTCLFWAKERFAEVEAVTFNYNQRHKLEIECAQQIAKELGIRHHILDMSLLNQLAPNALTRDEIEVKNGEEGELPSTFVPGRNLLFLSFAGVLASQINAKHIITGVCETDFSGYPDCRDIFIKSLNVTLNLSMDEQFVIHTPLMWLNKAETWKLADELNALDYVREKTLTCYNGIPADGCGECPACHLRKNGLEEYLKEKEEL, encoded by the coding sequence ATGAAAAATGATAAAGCGCTCGTTGTGTTCAGCGGCGGTCAGGATAGTACAACTTGCTTATTCTGGGCAAAGGAACGTTTTGCAGAAGTGGAAGCAGTCACTTTTAATTATAATCAGCGTCATAAGCTGGAGATAGAATGTGCACAGCAAATAGCAAAAGAGCTGGGGATCAGGCACCATATTCTAGATATGTCCCTATTGAATCAGCTGGCACCAAATGCACTGACCCGAGATGAGATTGAAGTAAAGAATGGAGAGGAAGGCGAGCTTCCATCCACATTTGTGCCTGGGAGAAACCTTTTATTCCTGTCATTTGCTGGTGTGCTGGCCAGTCAGATAAATGCAAAGCATATTATAACCGGGGTGTGCGAAACAGATTTCAGCGGCTACCCTGATTGCAGAGATATTTTTATAAAATCATTGAATGTCACACTTAATCTATCAATGGATGAACAGTTTGTGATCCATACGCCCTTAATGTGGCTCAACAAAGCAGAGACATGGAAGCTGGCGGACGAATTAAATGCCCTTGATTATGTGCGAGAAAAAACGCTGACATGCTATAACGGAATTCCGGCTGATGGCTGCGGTGAGTGTCCTGCATGCCATTTAAGGAAAAATGGCCTTGAAGAATACCTCAAGGAAAAGGAGGAACTTTAA